The following is a genomic window from Lagenorhynchus albirostris chromosome 2, mLagAlb1.1, whole genome shotgun sequence.
TCCCACAATGCCTGTAGAGTTTTACCTGACTATATCAGTTTGGGGTTACAGATCACTGTTATATGTCTTGTATAGGGATAATCTTATCTCCTTCAAGGAACTGAGAGTTTCCCCAAGGGTAAAAACCAGTCTACTTTGTACCTTCTTCACAAGTGCTGGGCtttaaacacaaaagacactCAAGGCTGCTGACTAATTTTCCCTTAGTATTTAATACAATGAATACCTTGCCACTCCCATTTAAAACCCCACAGATAAACCTTAACAGCCTATTTCTCTCTAGCCTACCTCCCCTTCAGAACAAAATGCAGGTGCTAGAAGAATTTTTCTATGCCATAACAGGATTGCTTCTCTGACCCAGTGCTAGAATACACCTGATGATAGAGCAAATGGATTAGAAATTTCAGGTAAGGAAAGTAAAGTTTAGATTGGAAGGAGAAAGTCTTTTAACAGAATTAGATACTTTTCCATGTTTTAATGAGTACTTCTCTCACCTTTCCTGCCCGTTCCACCCACACCCTGAACTTAGACTATTATATCTCCCTGCAGCCCCCACCCTGCTGCTTACTAACCAAGGGAAGGGGCAAGAAGCATTAGTTGAAGTGTTCCCAAAGGAGCAGAAAGAACATTCCACTGCCTCCAAAAATAGAACCCCCATTTCACAAGGCCTTCCTCCAACAGAGTCCATTGGCTCTCACCAGGCCTTGAGACTCCTAAATAGTGGCCTTAAGTAGGTTCCACAATGCCCCCATATAATGTGGCAGAAAAAGTAGGCCTTAATCTAGAATACAGTTATGTGTGAGTGTAGGGGCTTTAGGAATGGTAAGTGGGTAGACCAGGATGTTTTTAATGTTAGAgttactctttttcttcttagGTTCAAGCTCCAAAATAAACCCTGGGAGCTGAGCATTACTCAGCAGACAAGCTGCTTAAAAGGAGGGTAATTCGAGGACTGTAAAAGCGTGGGGGAGCATGTTGAAAAGGTGAGGTCATCATCCTATGATATTCAGCCCTGATCATCTCCACAGTAATTTGCAGAGGCATGTGCACAGAAAGCTACAAAAAATGTTGTTCCTATCAACCAGCCAACCCTGGCTTAGTCTGGGACTGTAGAGATTGTAAGAAGCAAACCTTAGGCGTCAGCAGCCTTATTGACTTCTTCCCAtggggatttttttaaactaacagtACTAGTTGTTTGCCAATCTAGCTGGCTTCTTTTGTATCCCTTCCCTTACCAGTCCCCTCCAGAGTGAGCTTAGTATAATGCTGGGCACATAATAGgctctttaaaaaatagaatcataggggggaaaaaaagcatagaattttaaaactagaaaacacCTTAGAAATTATCCAGTCAGTTTGGATAGGGTCTCATAATTTCCAGTCTTGATTCTTTTTTGATGTGTTATACATAGATAGTTGCCTGCAGCTTTTTATAATCCTATACCAATATTCTCAAAACTTGCAAGAATTCTTAGTTCCTGAAGAACAGATATTCAGTGGGTTAAGTGTGATTCTGATATGAATGGTGAAAATGCAaaggcagaagagagaaagataggatctgagaaagggaaaaagctcTTTGACAAACTGACTCCTTTTCTTCAACCAGTATATGTATAAAAACTGTCCTGACAATTCTGAATGTCTGGCAGAGCTTCTCTTGCAATTAAAAAAGGTAAAGGAAATTGTACAAAATATTAACTTAAAAGGTCCAAAATCTCTAGCCATGCCATTGATTCAGACGTGTACAGAGTACCAAATGCATTTCGGAAAGGCACTCAATCAAGTATATACAGCATTTAAAATCAAGTCAAGAACATTGACTGCACCGAAAATTGACGCTAAAATACccgaacattttaaatttaatatagtaTGGATTTAATTCCCAAATACCCAAAATTTGCACAGGGTCCCATTTCAGCTTGCTTTctcttccccaaatattttctaccCATAGCTCATCTATCTTTATATCTCTCATTTACTTATCTTAAAGGGCTTGGACAGTGCCTTGTACCAcaatatatgctcaataaatgcttcccACTAtccttcattttaaattattcaggTATTTTAGGCAAAGGTAATTTCTAAATATCACTGTCTAGTCTTAGAGATACACAATTAGCAAATACATAGCATAAAGTGGCTCTCTCTGAGCCACACAGACACGCCCAGATACCCTTTGTCCAGATCCTCAGTGGGACTCTAGGGCCTACCCAACAGGGCCTTGCTGTGTCATGCTGCCACTGTAGAGGGGAGGACAAGGGATGGTGGTGGAGGGGAATGGAACCTCTCTGGCATCTCATTATGTGTCTCATTCTGCTGCAAATAAGCATTCCTTTTCCAGAATCTGCCCCCATACCTAGCTCTTGTGGACTGTACTGGATTTCAATATGGGATCAGGCAGTTCTCCAACACAGAAGCCCCTACCTTCCTACCTCAAACTGCCTCTTTCTTTGGAGAATAGGTTTGGGAATGGGAGGAGACTGTTAAAAGAAAGATCAGGATTAATCTCAATATTATCTCAATATTATCGCGTATCTCTCCCTCCAAACTCCTTCCTATGGAGACAAATAAGTTTGGGGTGAGGGTAGACACATCAATGGAACACaacagaaaacatttgaagatacAGGGAAGTAGAGGCTAGAGTGGTACAGTAGGACTAGAGATTCATCAAAAAGCTGGGAGAACAAATTGACAGCTTGAAAAGGAAGATGTAGATTACTAAActgaagataataaaattaacaattttattaTCTTAAGGACAATGTTATAGGCAAACTGACAACTGAAATGAGATAAATGCTGAGAAATAACTACATGTAAATTGTTAGAAATTAATATCTGTGTAAAGGATTATAAGGCATGGTTGGAGATCTTAGCAAAGATGTAAAACTGTGAATAACTGCCTATTGTTCACAGCGCCGCCTTCGCTCCTCTTGAACTGTCCCCCAACCCCATCCTCATTTGGGGTCTTCAACCTAACTAGAAGCACCGACTATCTTTTCAGCCCCTTGCCGCCgccccaccacccccgccccggtTTCGTTTACCTGTTATCAGTGAATTACTAGCGTGTTCCAAAGATGGAGGGAGTACTTCGAGGGCTCCGATGTCTGCTCTGGGCTGGAGAACAAGAAAGCTGTTGGGGCTTTGACGGCTTTGTCTTCTCACTCCCTCTCTGTTCAGTGACTGAGTCAGTCTGCTCAGTCTCCCCCTGCAATGCAGCCCCTCCTAAGAATGGCGGAAGgactccccgccccctcccggccTGACTCGGCTAATTCAAAAGATAGGTTCCAGAACActtgagggagggagacaggactAAAGCATCTCCGTAGGCTTATTGGTCTGATTCCCGAGCTCTTCCAGCTCCCCCGTGCAGACTGAGGGTGTAATGAATGAGTAGTTAATTGTCCTCTAATTTTAGGTTTATGGATTAAAAGTCTTGACTCTAGACAACGTGGAGGAGTGTCCCTTTATTCCCCAATTTAAGGATTTCAGGTCACCCGAACTGTTTTTGAGAATCACAAAAATTCTCCCTCGGTACCTCCCGATTTGCCTTCCCACCCTCACAATGGGTAAATAAACCTAGCCCTATTGCATTTGCGGTAGGGCACAGGGACATCGGGGATGCGTGTGCTTCTGCCAATCTCTGAACTCGGTTGGGGCCGAAGGATTTGGGGGCTCTGCTTCCTTTCGCCCCGCAACGCCTGACGCGCAAACAGAACGCACGATTCTGGAGGGTCCAGCTTGCGTGCCAGGCCTTCCTCGAGGGTCCGCTTTCCCGGGTTTTCCCGGCAGGGGCGGCGGCCCTCGGGGGCTTCCGAGGCCCCTCCCACGTCCCTCCGTCCTGCAGCGCCACCTCAGTCCAGAGGGGAGCTGTGCGCCCGGCTCCCAGCCGGACGGGTTTCGTAATCGCGTCGCGGCCGTTTCCGCCCTCAGCCAGCCGCACCTCTGCTGCTCCGCCCTCGGCTCCCCCACCGCGCCGAGGAGCGAGCCCGGGAACCCCACGCCGGCGGGCACCGAGCGGGAGCCCCCCCACCAGCTGGCGCCGGACGCCTGGATGCCGGAGCAGAGCAGGTGAGGCCTCGGACTCGGTCCCTCGGCCCGTGCGTCCCGCCTGCCCAGTCAGGCGGAGACGCACcggatgctgggggtgggggaggagggcgtCCAAGGCTGTCGAGATGCTGGGTCGGTGGCAAAAGGGGTGCGCCGGGTGAGGAGCCGTCCCTGTCCGTGCTCCGGCGGTGCGCAGGTGAGGCCAATGAAGAGCAGAAGGGAAGACGGGTCTGGAGTGTTGGGGGGAGACAGGAGGTGGGAAAAAGGTCTCTTTTGAGACTCGCCAACCTCGGTGCTGCCGTGTGCCAGCAAACTGAAGCAGAGCTGGTCCGGGAAGGTCTAAATCTGAGACAAGCAGCCACGCCAGACAGTGACAAAGTCGGAAGGATTCACAGAGAGGCCCAATCCTAGTTCAAACTTGGGAGGAGCAAAGAATTTCTGGGTAGAGTCCGGGGGTGGGCAGAAATGGAGCCTACGTGACTGAACCTATGGGGCAATATGGGGGAGTTGAGGGCCTAGCCCTGTGTCCTCTTAAGCCTCCACAAGACCTTTCCTGGGGAAGGGCACGGTTGGTGCTGGGGCAAATGCCTGTCACTTGACTGAAAGTTGGGGTCCACCCCCACTTCTCTAGAGCCCCGCAGCAGCCCTCATGGCTGGAGGTCTCCATAGGGGACCAGCTGCAGCCCTGGGCTCATAGCCAGAATTGCCCGCTCCATTTTCtcaattctctttctctttctctccagctGCTTCTTGTGAAGGCTTGTCAGGCAGCGGGGTAGGAGGCCTTGGGGCTGGAGTCAGCGGGACCGGGAAAACCGGTTTGGGGCTAGAACAGGACCAGGGAACTACCTCTGTACATCCTTCCTCCCTGGAACCTTTCTCCCATCCATTCTCCTGCTCACTCCCCAATAGTTTTAAAACTCTTAAGCTCTCCTGTGACCTTGGTGTCTTTTCCAGCTCTGTATTTCACCCTTCCTATTTGGGACTCAGACCCAAGTCACAGCACTACTTGGCAGTCAGGGTATGGCCTTATACGATCTAATCCTGACCCCTCCTACTGTTTACCCAGCCCTTCCCCTTAATTGTGGAGTTGAAATAGTGGGTAGTGGGTTCAGGTGCCTCTTCTTCCTGGGCTGACCAGTTGAGGACTTCATTTTTCCTCAACCCACTCTTTAGATATTTTAAAGGAGAGTGGCAGCCAATCACTCTTACTTCCTTTTCTGGcctgttcccctcccccctcaccaccaccaccacgttCACCCTGCCCAGTCTTCTCCTCACGCTGACCCCACCCCCAGGTTTCAGAGACCCTTATGTCCTGTGTCCTAGGGAATGGAATTTCCTGGTCACTTCTCACCATCATTGGTCATTTCATGCCAAgtcccacacacacactttccctcCACCCAGCCCTGGCCAGGTCCGTGGAAAAGGAACAGAAACGTCCTTGTTCCCTCCactgcccctttccctctctcctcctccccctcttctctccttttccctcccacCATCCACTTCTGTTCACTCAGCTTTGAGCAAGGAGGGTGTTGGGGGAGAGTCCAGTCTCAGTACAGCGTGTCTGGTAGTGTTGGGGGTTTCCTCTGATTcttcattgttttcttcatcccctcccacccccccaacccttaccacccaacaccaccaccagcacGACAAACCCTGTGACTGACTGACTTCCCCACTGACCACAGCTCCCCTCTCTGGACAGCCGTGTTCTGACTTCCGCCCTGTCTCATTACTCCTCCCCTCCAGTGGTGGGAAGGGAAGTAAGAGAAAGCCTGGACTCCCGGGTCCTTCCATCCCTCAGAAGCTGTGTCTCACTGTTTCTGTGATCTCATCTCAAGGCTGAGAAGAAACCCTCTCAGTTCTTAGATCAGTGTAGGGTGCCAGAGCATCAGGGTTCCAATCTTGGAGGGAGGGGAGATTCCTATTCAGGCTAAAGTGTAATGTGCGTGAAACTGCCCTGTTTGGAATCTTTGAGGTTGCTTGTATTATAGCACTAGGGGAATGCAGTGAAAATAGAGGAAACCTATATGTGCCCTACCCTGGCTGGCAGTAATGAAGAGGGGAGGAAGTTCTTCCTTGGACACTAATGCTGTTGGAAAGTTCCTCATGTCTGGTTGGCTGATGAAGATTGGGGGTGGAAGTGgtaaggagggaagagagaacaggTCACAGcatgaggggaggagggagggagggaggcccaggcCCTATGGGGTGTGAGGCAGAGCGGAGTGGCACGACAGGACATGCGAAGAGGGTGGGGAGGCTGGAAAAAGATTCCTCATGGGACAGAAGATACCTGGCACGTGTACCTACAACCTGTGCACAGATGATCTCCACAAGACACACACGTGGACATAGGGTCATGCCACATATGTGCAAACAGAGGTGCACACAGAGGAGTGCATTGACATAGAACACAGATAAAAGAGTGTAGGCAGCCCTCAGGAAGGATCTCAAGGTCAAGTAATAAAAAAACTGTTAAATGGCTTCTGGGAGGGGTTGGATCTCAGTTGAGggaaatgaggaggaaaaagggcagggaacagagagggaaaaaattcCTCACTGTAGAAAGCCTTAGGTTCCAACCTGCTGCAGTTGGTCACCTAGGACCTAGGTAGTCAAGGCCTCTTTTGGTCTTAAAGAAAATCTAGGTGTTCAGGGTAAGGTAAGGAAAAAGGGAGGGTCGGGGTGGAGGCCTTGTTTGTGAGAACAAAAAACCACCATTTCCTCTTCAAAGTCACTTAAATGCCCCTCCCCTTCTGCCTTAAACccagggggaagggaggtggagCTTGTAACAGCCCCAAACTTTGCTCATTTCTGCCAGTATCATTTAGTATCATTTAgtcccctcccatcctctcttcctagcttctagcccccttcctctcccctccgtGGGTACCAGCAGCTACTGTTCCGTAACCCTTTGGTGCCCTTTTGgttgtttgcctttctctgagaGTCAGACTTGGAGGTTCTTATGTTTGGAGAAGGTTAGTGTTGGTTGTAGGACTAGGGCCTTTACAGGGGAGCAGGAAGATACGGGCTCATCAGGAGCCTTCTCAAAGAGTGGGGGAGTGGATTTCTCATTAAAGTTTCTCCTCTCTTTACTTTCTGCTCATCCAGGGTTCCAGGTCTGTGGAAGACGTAACCTCGTGCCTGCTTGCCCACCCCACTCTCCGACCTTGCTAGTCTCTCAGGGTCTGAGACACTGACCTTCACCACTCAGCTTAAGGGCTCCGAGGACTCCACTTCCTCTAGACCTGTCCAGCTGAGTAAACCCAGGGTGTTGTTACACCTGAGGGGAGTGAGGAGTGGGCGGTCAAGGCACCAGAGCAAGAGCCCTCTGGGGCCTCAGGCAGAGGCGTGAAACTGGAACCATCGGGGAACATGAGTGAATTTTGGCACAAACTGGGCTGCTGCGTGGTAGAGAAACCCCAGCCGGTaagtctcccccaccccaccacacacaAACCAGTTACCGTATACTGGGACATAGATACATCAGTCTAGGATCCACCGTCTAAAAAGCACACTTCTTGCCTTCTTCTCTGTCAGGATAGCTTCTATGGCCTGGCAGGTGTGTACATGGAATAAAGGGGACTGGGTGATGGAGGAAGTGAACAGTCCTAGCTATCACTTCTTTTTCCTGTCCATTTTGAGTTGGACAGGGGTTATAGGTGGAGCTTAATACCTGTCAGTTTTCCCCACTGTTTCCTCATCAGCCAGAGGTGACTTTGACATGTCCTTTCTTTGTCCAGTGTTCACTCTGCAGGCCACTGCCCTTACCACCCTGCCTGTGTCCTCTCTCTGTTTATGTTGTTCTAACCTTGCCTTTCATACCCTAGTGATTTCCCTATTATGATGCCGTATCCCCTTTCCCACCAGGCCCTTAGCTTTTCCCTTAGTGGTTTGcaactcttcccttcctccactgTGATGTAACTCCCTGTCTTCTCcaatcagaagaagaagaggagacgGATTGACCGGACCATGATTGGGGAACCAATGAATTTTGTCCACCTGACTCACATTGGCTCTGGGGAGATGGGTGCTGGAGATGGACTTGCCATGGTAACAAGGGAATGGGGAGAGGTTGATATGAGGTTGTGACCTAGAACTGTGCCCTTTTTTGAAAGTTCAAGCTGGGGGCATAACAGAATTCTCGATGGGAAGCAAGAAGCTAGGATTCTAGTCCTGGTCACAGGCTGCATAAATCTGAGATCTGGCATTTCAAGTCTCTGTCCTAGGCTCCCTTGTCTTTACAATTAGCAGATTTTTCTTCATCGGATGGAGGATATATATGTCTTAATAGTTACTTGGAGGGCTTTTTCCAAAAACCATAACCCTTCTTTCTATTAACTAAGAACTGCTATCTCAGCGCCACAGTAAGTCATATTGTGGTTGGGAGTGTTGGGACAGGGAAAAGGCTGAGCACCTCTATCCTAAGTAATGTTTAATATGCATTTCTGCTCTCAAAATAAGGGAAATGGGCTTGGAGGTAGTGAAGGAATCTTTTCACCAGTTATGAAACACAGATAAATATGGGAGAGTCCTTTGTGAGAGGATCTTACTAGTACAAGACCCACTTTGTCTCATCCTCATGAAGGTCATTGTGAAGGGAGGCATTGAGACTTACTTCCCTTGGAGCAATAGAGATTAGTTTTAACCTTTTCAGATTGATTTTATTGTCAAGGAGATGGGGTCAACCTCTTCCCTGGAGGGCACAGGGGAGCTCTTTTACTGTGCCATAGGAAGATTTAGGAGAGGGTCTCACGTGTGCTTTTTCACAGACAGGTGCAGTTCAGGAGCAGATGAGATCCAAGGGAAACCGAGACAGACCGTGGAGCAATTCTAGGGGCTTGTAGCTCCAATACGACTGGTGAGTGATTAGAGAAACCCATCCAACACCTCCAGCCCCCTGCCTCAGAACCATGATCCTCTGCGAGAATGGGAagtgaagggaggaagaaaattaGAATGGAAGAGTCAAAAAGGTAGGatccagaaaggcagagagaaagggaTGTGCAGacaggtagaaatagaaaaaaagagcacACTGTGGAAATAGTTAAGTGTGAACCAGGTGGTACCCTCTCCCTAAGGTTTTCTTCAAGGctaatcttccttctttttttcctttaatcagGTTCCACTGTGTGTCCAGCCTTCACCCTGTCCAGCCCAGAAGAGATGCTGGCCCTACCAGTTTCCCTCCTAGAATCAGTAACCCCAGGGCCCCTCTTTTCCCTATCTGTCTAATAGTGCCTCAAATGGCTTGGGGGCTGGACTCCCTCTACTCCCTCTGGCTGTAGCCCCTCCTGGAGATGGGGGTCAAGGCAGCAGGACTGACCAAGTGACTACTGGTTGGCCAGAAGGAGCTCAGCTGAAGCCCTGGACACTATCAGATCTGAGATAGGAGTTTTCTGGGAACTTGGAATGAGTTCCCTTCTCCTGAATGACGGTCTAGGTGCCATATGTTTGTAAACTCTTAACCTGGAACTCCTTAAATGTGGTGGGTAGGTGAGATTACCAAAGCTGAAGCCGGCTTTGCTGAGAAGCTCCCTACCTCCCTGCCCTTATCTTTCATCCTGGAATGAACTGAAGCAGACGTCAAGCAGGGTCTGGGAGGGTGACCACTGGCTAGTCTACTTTTTCTCTTTAGATCTCAGACTTGAAACTCAGTCCCTCAGTATCTCTCTGCCGATACCAGGGTCTTTCTCTAGGTAGGCCTCTAACCCTATGTTTCTGTAGCATTGCTGGCTCCTaagatctttcctttttttttttaaattaattaaaaattcaatttaagaTGAGTTCTCTTAATTACCCCCATCCTGCTACTACCTCTATCCTTAACCCCATCCCTGTCAGGAGCCTTATTGTTTCCCACTGGATAAGAGTTAAGAGGTGGGTCTTAATCTGAAGTCTTGGGGATCTGCCTTCTGCCCACCTCCCTGCTGGCCTAGAGAGCAGGAAGAGGGATCTTGGAGAGAAACCCAGAATGCAGCAAAACTAGGAGTTATGTCTCAGGGTAGACTTACTGATCACTGAGAATGGGAGTGGTGGTGAAATAGATAGGTTGAAAACAATCATCCTTGAGTGATCTTAAGATCCTCCGGCATGAGAGCCGGCAGACCTCTAGAGCAAGTTTTCTCAAACTAGGCACttttgacattttgggctggataattcttggTAGTGAGGGattgtcctgtgcattataggatgtttagcagcatacCTGGCCCACCCTagttataacaacaaaaaatgtccCCACATATGGCCAAATGTCTCCgagggggcaaaatcacccccagcTGAGAGCCACTTGATATTTTTCTCTCAGATGATTTCCACTTGTTCATCCTAAGCCTGAGCCATGGATGAACTAGGGCCCTGTGTAAAGTAGGCTCAGTAGGGCTGCACATAATCTCCAAACACTTTATTCAGTGTGTTGCTTGTGCTTGCATGGGTTCATGTCTCTGTGATGGACGTGTACTGTGCTTCTCCATCCTTATGCTGTCTGGAGGAGGGGTTCCTGCAGTGTGGAGACATGAACAGGGTATGGGGggactggggaagggagggagtgaAAAACAGTAGAGCCATGGATACCCCAGCTTATCCTCCCCAAATTTTAAGCTCTGTTTCTGTGCCCTAGTCCTAGAACCAGACACAAATAAGACTCAGGGAGTTTTGTCTGAAGACCAGGTCCCACTGCCCACCTGGCTGAAGAGTCTGCTTTAGGTGGGAAAATAATGTAGGAGTCGGGTCTTCAGGCATTTTCAGTTATCTCAGGTGATTTGTTCTGGCCCCTTCCTTGCAGGGTGATGAGGAGGGCAGAACAGATGAGCTCCTGCCTGCTCTGAGATGAGAAGGCAGGGCTCTCATTAGCTCAGTAACAGGAAGGATCCTGTTTGATGGTATTGGGGGTCAGGAATGTGAGAACTAAGATCCACTCTGCTGACTCCACCATCCAGCCAGTTTGCCCCCACCTATAGTGACTGAGGTTCTAATTTCAGTGTATTTCCTGCAGATTTGTTTTTAAGTGTTTAAGCTTGGTTATAGAGATACATTCCCAATGTACCCACTTCCAGTCTAGCTAGTTGCTCTGAAAGTAGCTCATCTTGTTGGCCTAAAGTAGCTGACTAGCCTAAGGGTTATACTAGATCTAAAGGGTTAACAGGATAGGGCAGAAAGATGGGGGAACTCCTGGAATCTCTGGTCACCCTGATCTTGAGCCTTATTGTActgcctattctttttttttttttttttttggccacaccacgcagcacgcaggatcttagttcccggaccagggatcgaacccacgccccctgcagtggaagcaggagtcttaaccactggaccgccagggaagtccctctactgcCTATTCTTTAGACACAATCTTTTCTTTGGTGCTCTCTCACCTTTAGCTACCTTCTCTAATGTGTATGCTACCATCACTTTAACAATATTTAGAGTGATGGGAATGGGTTTGAGAgtcataatttatattaaaaatcgtTGgacttttaaatacattttcaaataaaaaaagtttaagcAAAATAGTCCCAGAGTAATCACTACAGGTGTGTGTTGGGTTAAAGGGTAGACGTGGTTAATGAAGGCAACTCCTAGAAAGTGGCTGTCATGGAATTTTGTGCCGACTTTGCCCTTTCTGAGGAGAGAAGGCCAAGTGTCCTGAAGGCAAGGAGAAGATAACCATCACCTCCCAAGGGCTCAACTCATTGTTCTTCCTGTTCCTTTTTCTTGGCATTCATCTGAGATTTTTCAAGTCTTTAAAGAAGTACTTGTTTAAAAACAACTTTGGAAATGAAGAAGATGAGCAATGTCAACATTTTTATCCTGGGGGATAGTGGAAGGGACCAAGCCAGATGCTGCTAGCTACACAGTTCAGTCTTAAGGTTCAAGAGATTTATGGTCTCCCCACCTTTCTACCTTTGTAGAAAGACACAAGaccaaacaatatttttttttctagttttgtttttctgtactaAAAATATCCAGTGGGTGCTGGGATTGAATGGGGAGGAGAGGTTGAGATGCTGACACCTCCTCTTGTGGATGAAGTGGCCGTTACCTCCGATTTCTGTTTATCTGGGTAAGGAAACGaaatagagaaaagggaaaatataaccacatccatattcttttcccctccttgcctcatctccctctccccacaaacCCTCATTCCCTTAACACTGCTGCCCACTGTTTATGcttcttttttatattgaatAATGGTATTAGACACAataagaagaaagacaaaaccaGAAACTGACAGAATGACCAAGTATACATTTTATTGTCCTTCTTTCCCCAAAGGTCCTGTCATCCTGAGACCTTAAGAATATTTTATCAGGTCGATCAGGAACTTTGGTAGCTCTTTTGGTAAAGTAGAGGACAGTCCTTCCCTGAGAATTCTTAAGTTTCTGGGAATAATGCCAGGAGGACAGTTCTTTGGGTTAGTAGTGGTTAAGATCATCGGCACTAGTGTCAAACAAACCTGGTTTAAATCCTGCTGTGACTCCGCTACTTACTTTGTAAACCccgtttctttatctgtaaagtgggaataataataataccatagTGGTGGTGTGAGGACTGATCCAGGTAGAGTGCACATAAGACCTCAGATATTGGCAGCTGTTACTGTTAAGCTGCGTTAATAAGCTGAAAACTACGAAATTTTCCACATCCATCAACTATCTCCACAtcaagagttc
Proteins encoded in this region:
- the CDC42SE1 gene encoding CDC42 small effector protein 1, producing the protein MSEFWHKLGCCVVEKPQPKKKRRRIDRTMIGEPMNFVHLTHIGSGEMGAGDGLAMTGAVQEQMRSKGNRDRPWSNSRGL